In the Qipengyuania pelagi genome, one interval contains:
- a CDS encoding DedA family protein: MDHIIVAIVERLGLFGIALLMALENIFPPVPSEAIMGSAALAIERGTFTFWEILAVGTAGTLAGNYVWFWLGDKWGYERLGPFIDRWGRWLTLEWEDVEAASHFFRRHGHWVVFILRTTPVMRTMISLPAGLAHMNPWKFCIFTAAGAALWNAILIGGTQWLARTFGDSGWVVSGIVIATIVLSVVGYLWRFMTWKPRARR, translated from the coding sequence ATGGACCATATTATCGTCGCCATCGTCGAGCGGCTCGGACTGTTCGGGATCGCGCTGCTCATGGCGCTGGAGAACATCTTTCCGCCCGTGCCATCCGAGGCGATCATGGGCTCCGCCGCGTTGGCGATCGAGCGCGGGACGTTCACCTTCTGGGAGATTCTCGCGGTCGGAACGGCGGGAACGCTGGCGGGAAATTACGTCTGGTTCTGGCTGGGCGACAAATGGGGCTACGAACGGCTCGGCCCGTTCATCGATCGTTGGGGGCGCTGGCTGACACTCGAATGGGAGGATGTCGAGGCGGCGTCTCACTTCTTCCGCAGGCACGGCCATTGGGTCGTCTTCATCCTGCGCACGACGCCGGTGATGCGCACCATGATCAGCCTTCCGGCGGGGCTGGCGCATATGAACCCCTGGAAATTCTGCATCTTCACCGCAGCGGGCGCGGCCCTGTGGAACGCGATCCTGATCGGCGGGACGCAATGGCTGGCGCGCACTTTCGGGGATAGCGGCTGGGTGGTGAGCGGGATCGTCATCGCGACGATCGTGCTGTCGGTGGTCGGCTATCTCTGGCGGTTCATGACCTGGAAGCCGCGCGCCAGGCGCTAG
- the gshB gene encoding glutathione synthase, protein MPLRVAVQMDPLGSIKIAGDSSFALMEAAQARGHTLFHYDVGSLVWESDGSPRGRITAIARPVTVKRVEGDHFRAEDPRRIDLARDIDVVLMRQDPPFDLGYISAAFILDRLRGETLVVNDPREVVNAPEKMFVLDYARFMPPTLIARSLDTVRAFQAEHGAVVVKPLHGNGGKAIFKIDADGGNLSALFEVFNRTWPEAHMVQPFLPEVSEGDKRIVLIDGEFAGAINRKPGEGEFRSNLAQGGYAESATLTAREEEICAAMGPELKKRGLVFVGIDVIGGKWLTEINVTSPTGIVAIDQFNGTDTPGRIWDAIERRLNA, encoded by the coding sequence ATGCCCTTGAGAGTAGCCGTCCAGATGGACCCGCTGGGATCGATCAAGATCGCGGGCGACAGTTCCTTCGCCCTGATGGAAGCCGCACAGGCGCGTGGGCACACGCTGTTTCATTACGACGTCGGCTCGCTCGTCTGGGAAAGCGATGGCAGTCCTCGCGGGAGGATCACGGCGATCGCGCGGCCTGTCACGGTCAAGCGGGTCGAAGGGGACCATTTCCGCGCCGAGGACCCGCGCAGGATCGATCTCGCTCGCGATATCGACGTGGTTCTGATGCGGCAGGACCCGCCCTTCGATCTCGGCTATATCAGCGCCGCCTTCATCCTCGACCGGCTGCGTGGCGAAACTCTGGTGGTCAACGATCCGCGCGAGGTCGTGAATGCGCCGGAAAAGATGTTCGTGCTCGATTACGCGCGCTTCATGCCGCCGACACTGATCGCGCGCAGCCTCGATACAGTACGCGCCTTTCAGGCCGAGCACGGCGCGGTCGTCGTGAAGCCGCTGCACGGGAACGGCGGCAAGGCGATCTTCAAGATCGACGCCGATGGCGGTAATCTGTCCGCCCTGTTCGAAGTCTTCAATCGCACCTGGCCCGAAGCGCATATGGTCCAGCCCTTCCTCCCCGAAGTGAGCGAGGGCGACAAACGGATCGTGCTGATCGATGGAGAATTCGCCGGCGCTATCAACCGCAAGCCGGGGGAGGGGGAATTCCGCTCCAACCTCGCCCAGGGCGGCTATGCCGAATCCGCTACCCTGACCGCGCGCGAGGAGGAAATCTGCGCTGCAATGGGCCCCGAACTGAAGAAGCGCGGCCTCGTCTTCGTCGGCATCGATGTGATCGGTGGCAAATGGCTGACGGAGATCAACGTCACCAGCCCGACCGGCATCGTCGCGATCGACCAATTCAACGGCACCGATACGCCAGGCCGCATCTGGGACGCGATCGAGCGGCGCCTGAACGCCTGA
- a CDS encoding tyrosine-type recombinase/integrase, whose protein sequence is MSKADLLEAWHGHLTNGRRRSPHTVRAYTVAARRLIEATDAQDFATLAQVDTARLRSHLAERRQDGLSNASVARELSALKSFLGFAREQAGLDERAAPRLRGPRIKKGLPRPVTPDDAVGLAETVSEQAQVEWIGARDRAVLLLLYGAGLRIAEALSLRFEDAPLGDRLTVTGKGSKQRVVPILPLVRDAVAEYLRLQPFAVGPEDALFRGAKGGPLSQGMVQKAVAQARIALGLPATATPHALRHSFATHLLGAGADLRSLQELLGHASLGSTQIYTKVDAATMLDAYRTAHPRAHSRADD, encoded by the coding sequence GTGAGCAAGGCCGATCTTCTCGAGGCGTGGCATGGGCATCTGACAAACGGGCGGCGGCGATCGCCCCACACAGTGCGTGCCTATACCGTTGCGGCGCGGCGGCTGATCGAGGCAACCGACGCGCAGGATTTCGCAACGCTCGCACAGGTCGATACGGCGCGATTGCGCAGCCATTTGGCGGAGCGGCGACAGGACGGCCTGTCGAACGCCTCGGTTGCGCGAGAATTATCGGCCCTGAAGAGCTTTCTCGGTTTCGCTCGCGAACAGGCGGGGCTGGATGAGCGCGCCGCCCCGCGCCTGCGCGGGCCGCGGATCAAGAAGGGCCTGCCACGTCCGGTCACGCCCGATGATGCCGTCGGCCTCGCTGAGACGGTGTCGGAACAGGCGCAAGTGGAATGGATCGGAGCGCGCGACCGGGCGGTGCTGTTGCTGCTCTATGGCGCCGGGCTGCGCATCGCCGAGGCGCTGTCGCTTCGCTTCGAGGATGCCCCGCTCGGCGACCGGCTGACCGTGACCGGCAAGGGCAGCAAGCAGCGCGTGGTGCCGATCCTTCCGCTCGTGCGCGATGCGGTCGCGGAGTATCTCAGGCTTCAGCCATTCGCGGTTGGACCCGAGGATGCTCTTTTTCGCGGGGCCAAGGGCGGTCCGCTATCTCAGGGGATGGTGCAGAAGGCTGTTGCACAGGCCCGGATCGCGCTTGGCCTTCCGGCAACCGCCACGCCCCATGCGCTTCGCCATAGCTTCGCGACCCACCTGTTGGGCGCGGGCGCCGATCTGCGGAGTCTTCAGGAATTGCTCGGCCATGCGAGCCTCGGCTCGACGCAGATCTACACCAAGGTGGATGCGGCGACGATGCTGGACGCCTATCGCACCGCCCATCCGCGCGCTCACTCCCGCGCCGACGACTAG
- the hemW gene encoding radical SAM family heme chaperone HemW, with protein MARALYIHWPFCLAKCPYCDFNSHVRSGVDTAAWEAALLADMRFEAELAAGEPLESIFFGGGTPSLMPPELVARLLSEAERLWGFAPGIEITLEANPSSVETSKLGALAAAGVNRVSLGVQALDDNVLRFLGRLHDASEALVALDTAQRHFGRVSFDLIYARPGQSEAQWRRELTRALEFGTGHLSLYQLTIEPQTRFATDVRRAIFTPLDDERAADLYIQTQEMTRAAGLPAYEISNHARPGEESRHNLTYWRYRDYVGIGPGAHGRRSAMATMRHKKPENYLAAVAKQGNGVQDERALGQSEQASEALLMGLRLAEGVDLASLGGRFGFAPERLIEADKLALHQRLGLARREGDRIVVTPAGMPLLDALLADLVPADLVAA; from the coding sequence ATGGCGCGCGCGCTTTACATCCACTGGCCGTTCTGTCTGGCGAAATGCCCTTATTGCGATTTCAACAGCCATGTCCGCAGCGGCGTCGACACGGCTGCCTGGGAAGCCGCCCTGCTGGCGGATATGCGCTTCGAGGCGGAGCTAGCTGCGGGCGAACCGCTCGAGAGTATCTTCTTCGGCGGTGGCACGCCCAGCCTGATGCCACCCGAACTGGTCGCGCGCCTCTTGTCCGAAGCCGAACGATTATGGGGCTTCGCGCCCGGTATCGAAATCACGCTTGAGGCCAATCCCTCCTCGGTCGAAACGAGCAAGCTCGGTGCGCTGGCGGCGGCGGGTGTCAATCGCGTCTCGCTCGGCGTGCAGGCGCTGGACGACAATGTCCTGCGCTTCCTCGGTCGCCTCCACGATGCGAGCGAGGCTCTGGTCGCACTCGACACCGCACAGCGCCATTTCGGCCGGGTGAGTTTCGACCTTATCTACGCCCGCCCCGGACAGAGCGAGGCGCAGTGGCGCCGGGAGTTGACGCGCGCGCTCGAATTCGGGACCGGCCATCTCTCGCTCTATCAGCTCACGATCGAACCGCAGACGCGCTTCGCCACCGATGTGCGGCGCGCGATCTTCACCCCGCTCGACGATGAACGGGCCGCCGATCTCTATATACAGACGCAGGAAATGACCCGGGCGGCGGGCCTTCCCGCCTACGAGATCAGCAATCATGCTCGCCCGGGCGAGGAGAGCCGCCATAACCTCACCTATTGGCGCTATCGCGATTATGTCGGGATCGGGCCGGGCGCGCATGGGCGGCGGAGCGCCATGGCGACCATGCGCCACAAGAAGCCCGAGAACTATCTCGCCGCCGTCGCAAAGCAAGGCAACGGCGTTCAGGACGAGCGTGCGCTGGGCCAATCCGAACAGGCGAGCGAGGCGCTGTTGATGGGTCTGCGCCTTGCCGAAGGCGTCGATCTCGCATCGCTCGGTGGCCGGTTCGGGTTTGCGCCGGAGCGCCTGATCGAAGCGGACAAGCTGGCACTCCACCAAAGGCTCGGCCTCGCGCGGCGGGAAGGCGACCGGATCGTCGTCACACCCGCCGGGATGCCCCTGCTCGACGCGCTGCTCGCGGACCTCGTGCCTGCCGATCTGGTCGCCGCGTGA